The genomic window GCTATTGGGTGTCAGTCTACTGTACTTTGATCGTCGTAGTCTCGCCAGAAACTTACTGTCATAATCCTTGAAgttcatcttcttgatgacctTGCGCATGCCAAGCACATACGCAGAAGTGCAGATGACGTTGATACCCATCCACGCGTAACCGGCGTTCAGGGTCGACAAAGCATCCTGCTTGTCAGGGGAGATTCCCACACCATCAATGGCAGCCTGGATATCAGCCCAAGCAGCAACGACAGAACTGAGGACCATCAAGCCGAAAGACAACAGGGTGATAGGGGTGACGCTGCCACCGAACCAAAGAACCTCTCCATAGGCGATCACAATGATGGTCAAGTTCTTGAAGATGGTGTAGACGGGGACGGAGAGGAACTGGAGGGCCTTGGCACCGGTATAGATCATGCCGACGAGGAGCAGAGAAATAGGGAACCCTGAAATTGTACGTCAGCCAAGAGTTCGAATATCtgaaacaacaaaaaaaaaaaaaagcaacatACATCTCTTCGCCTTTGTCGAGTCGAAAGGAGCGAGGTTCTTGAGAATACCGGTTTGCTTGAATGCCAGGATCGCTAATGTGCAGACGGCAGACTAGATCGCCATGTCAGCTTCCAActgttcatcccatcccttggaacaccgtcaccgccaCGAGAGAGAGTTACACACCTGAATAGCAAGATAGAAAAAGTTCAGGTTCCATTCTGAGCCAGACACAACGTATTTGTTCACGACTGTCATGCTGATAGACGCCAGGCAGTATGCGAGAATGGAGGCGCCGGGGCTGTGATCCAACTTGTCGAGCAGGCCAGGCTCCTGGCGCACACGGAGGGTGGCAGGCGAGGCCCGGCCGAGGAAGGGATCTTTCTCCCCTCCAAAGTCATCGCCGCCCCTCATCTCGATATCTTCGTTCTTTTTATTTGACATTCTGGCGGTTGTAGGAAGTGGTTTTTCGTAGGATCGTCGCCGTCGAGATAGCGAGTGGTTGTGTTTCCGCGACGGAACGCCAGGGAACGAAGGATATCAAGGGGCGCCGGCTCAATTAGGGACCAAGCGAATGGCTGAAGGGCGCTGAAGTGAGAAGGCGTTCACCACTCTCCCAGcgttctggtggtggtctgtcTCGTCGCCGTGGGGGTCGTCGGGCAGAGGGCGGTATGGCGGGATGGCTATGTCGGACGCgtggaaggagagaaaaCACAAATGCTGTTAAATTGGCAACGAATCAACCTCTCTGCCCCTGTCGAGCGGTCGCGGCTCTCCTTTGTTGGTTTCTTGGCGAATGGTTTGGTGTGGGACTGTGGGGCACAAGAGAAGTGGAAATCCAATGTTTCAGAGCCAGCCTAACCGATAGCTGCATAACTTCATCCGTCATTCCAGCAGTGCCAGCCATATGCAGCTATGCAGTAAGTATACAATCACGAGGCATCTGATGAAGACAGAATTACGCATGCCACTTGGAGTGTGGATGAACGTTATTTCCAGCCTCCCTGATCTTTGGGAAGACTCGGTTGGGACCAACCCTGGAAGTGCTAGACTAGTTCCACGGCCATTCATCTGAAGAGCTTCGACGGTCAAGTTAGGCTTCTGAGTCCATGCCAGACCCGAGTCCAAGTCAGTAATACATATATGTCAGCCTCAGTTCTCCCCCATCCGGACTCgtccctcaacaacaatattcccccccctcccctccccgcctgtccgtccccatcctccctccctccctccctttcccccatcctcccctccga from Podospora pseudoanserina strain CBS 124.78 chromosome 7 map unlocalized CBS124.78p_7.2, whole genome shotgun sequence includes these protein-coding regions:
- the VRG4 gene encoding GDP-mannose transporter into the lumen of the Golgi (COG:U; EggNog:ENOG503NWKQ) — protein: MSNKKNEDIEMRGGDDFGGEKDPFLGRASPATLRVRQEPGLLDKLDHSPGASILAYCLASISMTVVNKYVVSGSEWNLNFFYLAIQSAVCTLAILAFKQTGILKNLAPFDSTKAKRWFPISLLLVGMIYTGAKALQFLSVPVYTIFKNLTIIVIAYGEVLWFGGSVTPITLLSFGLMVLSSVVAAWADIQAAIDGVGISPDKQDALSTLNAGYAWMGINVICTSAYVLGMRKVIKKMNFKDYDSKFLARLRRSKYSRLTPNSDVLQQPPYHPRLGCLLPATKNKLMIGMVYSGLAAIFISYCSSWCIRITSSTTYSMVGALNKLPIAVSGLIFFDAPVTFGSVTAIFLGFVSGLVFAWAKVRQKAQEALSLPTTNMSASAKSNRDAANS